The Sesamum indicum cultivar Zhongzhi No. 13 linkage group LG6, S_indicum_v1.0, whole genome shotgun sequence genome has a segment encoding these proteins:
- the LOC105165272 gene encoding auxin-binding protein T92 — protein sequence MGCLWISLLIAFLVSSTAEASYCAANGVPIVRNISEISQDNYGRLGLSHMTIAGSVMHGFKEVEVWLQTFAPGVRTPIHRHSCEEIFVVLKGSGTLYLASNSHKNYPGSPQEFPIFTNSTFYVPVNDAHQVWNTNEQEDLQFLVIISRPPVKVFIYDDWYMPHTAAKLKFPYYWDERCYETSPIKDEL from the exons ATGGGTTGTCTGTGGATTTCTCTCTTGATTGCTTTTTTAGTTTCCTCGACTGCCGAAGCTTCCTACTGTGCAGCCAACG GGGTGCCTATAGTTAGGAATATCAGTGAGATTAGTCAGGATAACTATGGTAGGCTCGGGTTGTCTCACATGACTATTGCCGGTTCAGTCATGCACGGTTTTAAGGAG GTTGAGGTGTGGCTTCAAACATTCGCTCCCGGTGTTCGAACGCCGATTCACCGGCACTCCTGTGAGGAAATCTTCGTGGTTCTAAAAGGGAGTGGTACTCTTTATCTTGCCTCGAATTCCCATAAAAATTATCCTGGCAGTCCGCAGGAGTTCCCAATATTCACGAATAGTACATTTTATGTGCCCGTCAATGATGCTCATCAG GTCTGGAACACGAATGAACAGGAGGATTTGcaatttctagttattatatCTCGACCACCAGTGAAAGT GTTCATATACGATGATTGGTATATGCCACATACTGCTGCCAAATTGAAGTTCCCTTATTATTGGGACGAAAGGTGTTATGAAACGTCTCCAATAAAAGATGAGCTTTGA
- the LOC105165273 gene encoding probable galacturonosyltransferase-like 4, whose amino-acid sequence MVAFFSNTCSIHFLGALLSLLLLLRHANAAAGASSKLPFREAPAFRNGKTCFSSSENTTIHIAMTLDANYLRGTMAAVLSILQHSTCPENVVFHFLWARQEPEVFSSIRSTFPYLNFKVYHFDITRVRGLISKSIRQALDQPLNYARIYLADILPQEVRRLIYLDSDLVMVDDVAKLWEVDLKEKVLAAPEYCHANLTNYFTDAFWSDPELSRTFEGRKPCYFNTGVMLMDVEKWRKGGYSQKVEDWMVVQKQKRIYHLGSLPPFLLVLAGNIKPVDHRWNQHGLGGDNIEGKCRGLHPGPISLLHWSGKGKPWLRLDSRRPCNVDHLWAPYDLYRSSKHSFEE is encoded by the coding sequence ATGGTCGCCTTCTTCTCCAACACCTGTTCCATTCACTTTCTCGGCGCCCTCCTGtcactcctcctcctcctccgccaCGCCAATGCTGCCGCCGGCGCCTCCTCCAAGCTCCCTTTCCGGGAGGCCCCCGCTTTTCGAAATGGAAAAACTTGCTTCTCCTCGTCGGAGAACACCACCATTCATATCGCCATGACCCTCGATGCAAACTACCTGCGTGGAACCATGGCCGCTGTTCTTTCCATTCTCCAGCATTCCACCTGCCCGGAAAATGtggttttccattttctttggGCTAGGCAGGAGCCCGAGGTTTTCTCCAGCATTAGATCCACTTTCCCTTATCTTAACTTCAAAGTCTACCATTTTGACATCACAAGGGTTCGTGGATTGATTTCCAAGTCCATTCGCCAGGCCCTGGACCAGCCCCTGAATTATGCCAGGATTTATCTCGCTGATATTCTGCCTCAAGAAGTTAGACGCCTGATTTATCTTGATTCAGACCTTGTGATGGTGGATGACGTGGCCAAGCTTTGGGAGGTGGATTTGAAGGAGAAAGTCCTGGCTGCACCTGAATATTGCCATGCAAACCTGACGAATTACTTCACGGATGCATTCTGGTCGGACCCGGAGTTGTCAAGGACGTTTGAGGGGCGGAAGCCATGTTATTTCAACACAGGGGTAATGCTTATGGATGTGGAGAAATGGAGAAAGGGGGGTTATTCTCAGAAAGTTGAGGATTGGATGGTTGTGCAGAAACAGAAGAGGATATATCACTTGGGTTCTTTGCCGCCTTTCTTGCTTGTTTTGGCTGGGAATATCAAGCCGGTTGATCACAGGTGGAACCAGCACGGGTTGGGAGGTGATAATATTGAAGGGAAATGCAGGGGATTGCATCCCGGCCCCATTAGCCTCCTCCATTGGAGTGGCAAAGGGAAGCCTTGGTTGAGGCTGGATTCAAGAAGACCTTGCAATGTTGATCATTTGTGGGCTCCTTACGATCTCTATCGAT